The DNA window AGAGTAAGTGATAGTATTGATAgtaagtgatagtaatagtattgatagtaagtgatagtaatagtattgaTAGTAATAGTATTGACAGTAATAGTATTGACAgtaagtgatagtaatagtaggcGATAGTAATAgtaagtgatagtaatagtaggtGATAGTAAGAGTAAGTGATAGTATTGATAgtaagtgatagtaatagtattgatagtaagtgatagtaatagtattgatagtaagtgatagtaatagtattgatagtaattgatagtaagtgatagtaatagtaagtgatagtaatagtaggtGATAGTAATAGTTATAGTAGGTGATAGTAATAGTACATGATAGTTATAGTAGGTGATATTTATACTAGGTAATAGTAGGTGATAGTAATAGTATGTGATAGTACGCGATAATAATAGTACGCGATAGTAATAAGTATGCGATATTTATAGTAGGTAATAGTAGGTATCATGGTTCACAACAAAGGAAGTGTGAGGGAGTGATACTGACAGCAAAGTGGGAGTAAGGACAGAGAGTGTATgttcatgcctgtgtgtgtgtgtgggggggtactACTGACCTGTAGTGAGAAGAGGACCACGGTGAAGCAGACCACAGCGGTAATGCCTACGGCCATGATGACCGTCTCTGTGTCATAGAAGCTGGCGATCATCCCCACCATGTAGGAAAGACTCAGGGTAAGGATGGACtgaggacagacacacagactacGTCAGGATTACAACCACAACACATCCCTCTCACAAAGTCTAATACAACTAATAAGAAGACAGTCAGGTCATCACTCAAATCTGTGTTTCATCTCATATTTGATATTAATCccaaactgcaccctattccctacataatgcactactaaaaggcaccctattccctacatagtgcaatacttcaaaagtagtgcaccatctACGGAATGGGGTGATACTTGGGATACAGTCAGAGTAAGGCCGTACCAATGCCATCAGGTTCCAGGGGTGTTTAGTATAATGAATAGGGTAGGGCCATACCAATGCCATCAGGTTCCAGGGGTGTTTAGTATAATGAATAGGGTAGGGCCATACCAATGCCATCAGGTTCCAGGGGTGTTTAGTATAATGAATAGGGTAGGGCCGTACCAATGCCATCAGGTTCCAGGGGTGTTTAGTATAGTGAATAGGGTAGGCTCGTACCAATGCCATCAGGTTCCAGGGGTGTTTAGTATAGTGAATAGGGTAGGGCCATACCAATGCCATCAGGTTCCAGGGGTGTTTAGTATAATGAATAGGGTAGGGCCATACCAATGCTATCAGGTTCCAGGGGTGTTTAGTATAATGAATAGGGTAGGGCCGTACCAATGCCATCAGGTTCCAGGGGTGTTTAGTATAATGAATAGGGTAGGGCCATACCAATGCCATCAGGTTCCAGGGGTGTTTAGTATAATGAATAGGGTAGGGCCATACCAATGCCACCAGGTTCCAGGGGTGTTTAGTATAGTGAATAGGGTAGGGCCATACCAATGCCATCAGGTTCCAGGGGTGTTTAGTATAATGAATAGGGTAGGGCCGTACCAATGCCATCAGGTTCCAGGGGTGTTTAGTATAATGAATAGGGTAGGGCCATACCAATGCCACCAGGTTCCAGGGGTGTTTGCGGCGGAACTCTCCACAGCAGCTGAGGGTGATGAGAGACACGAAGAAGATGGCGTAGGACACGTAGTACGTCCAGGGGTTACGACGCACAAACAACTTGGCGTCGTCCACAAAGGTGAAGACGGCCACGAAGGAGAAGGTGACCATCAGCTGAACGGTCAGCACCAGGAACACCTGGGAGGGGGAGAAGGTTGGACAGAGATGTTATAGGACTGTTTCAACAAAGCTTTTGAATAACTATGATAAAAGGTCAGTCAACACATAACATTGGCTTTGGAAATAAAATCCTGAAACTTTTCTAGCTAACGGTGACTAACCCAAAATTTGCACAATCGCGACACtcaaacgaggctgcaatgaaaactaatgggactgtagcgactgtgtcggcatcaaaatctggggtgtgaactacgtttctattcaagtgttgattgacatggtaatggctcaATAGTATTGGAGAAAAATTGAAAAAACAGACTCCTCCGACGCTGTACGTTAAATTGTGACGTGTCATGAcgtaacgtacagcacgcatGAAGCAACTCATTCTGtcttacagcctctctccaccagaTATAGCGCTTCTCTCaccgtttaaaaacaagaaagggacagggtaagggggatACCTAGACATTTTTTTGCGTCATCACGACAAGCCATCATGACTCGCATGAGCCGCTGTTAACTTTAGCGCCGCCCTTCAAAACGgtttcaaattcgacacaaacctaggtatgtaataacacattatAGAAACTctttaaaatgtatataaaacactaTAGAGGTgataaggtgataagttggacagatcgggTGAAAAAAGCAGTTTCCCCACACGACATATCTCTCCTTTTCACTATCACGCAATAGGTTAAGCTTCTATTCTGTTCTCATTCATGcagtcccctctccttcctcacctTTCTAATGAAGGCCTGTCGAATGCTCTTGTCCTCAAAGCCAGAGTTGGTGAACTCCTCATTGTCGTAGTAAGATGGTGGCACATCACCATGGTAACCATCACCCATGGAAGCTGAAAACCCCcgacaacaacaataagaaaataTTGGCAATCAAATGCTTGTCAATTGTTAGACCACCGCATGGGTCGTTACGAACACAGGTCATTGAGTGAGTTCTATATTGATAGTTATTGATCTGTCAAACAGTTAGTTGGTCTTTCTTAGCACACTTGGTTAATGAAGGACAGTGAAATAAAGACGCACAGGCAGCAGTTTCCAGGGGTAATTATACATCCATCTAAGTGGAAAACCAAACCGCAACCTAAATAGAAAGAATTTCCAAACGTGCCTTTTAAAACAGAAAACTGACATTGCTTATGTACCATAAAGCTGGAGTGAAGACTTTCGTAACAGCATTCATTTAACTGTAGCCGAATAATGATGTGGAACACATgggtagtagaggtcgaccgattaatcggaatggccgattaattagggctgatttcaagttttcataagaatcataaatcggtatttttggacgccaatttttttttttttttttttttagacctttatttaacttggcaagtcagttaacctgtttaggatagggggcagtattttcacggccggataaaaaacgtacccgatttaatctggttattactcctgcccagaaactagaatatgcatataattgtttgatttggatagaaaacacactaaagtttctaaaactgtttgaatggtgtctgagtataacagaactcatatggcaggccaaaacctgagaagattctaaacaggaagtgccctctctgaccatttcttggccttctatagcctctttatggaaaatagaggatctctactgtaacgtgacattttctaaggctcccataggctctcagaaggcgccagaacggggaatgatgactctgcagtccctggctgaaaaacagtagcgcatttggatagtggtcgatctgagaacaatgaaacgagCGTgcgcgtgaagagtccattttacattttcagtctttgaatgaaaacgacgtctcctggtcggaatattatcgccattttacgagaaaaatcgcataaaaatttattttaaacagcgtttgacatgcttcgaagtacggtaatggaatattttgaaattttgtgTCACGATACGTGccagcgcgtcacccttcggatagtgtcttgaacgcaagaacaaaacgccgctatttggatataactatggattatttggaaccaaaacaacattgggtgtaaactagaagtcctgggagtgcattctgatgaagaacagcaaaggtaatccaatttttcttatagtaaatctgagtttggtgagtgccaaacttggtgggtgtcaaaatagctagcctggcagggctatctactcagaatattgcaaaatgtgctttcaccgaaaagctattttaaaatcggacaccgcgattgcataaaggagttctgtatctataattcttaaaataattgttatgttttttgtgaacgtttatcgtgagtaatttagtaaattcaccagaagtgttcggtgggtatgctagttctgaacgtcacatgctaatgtaaaaagctggtttttgatataaatatgaacttgattgaacaaaacatgcatgtattgtataacataatgtcctaggagtgtcatctgatgaagatcatcaaaggttagtgctgcatttagctgtggttttggtttttgtgacattatatgctagcttgaaaaatgggtgtgtgattatttctggctgggtactctcctgacataatctaatgttttgctagCGGAACAACTAGATgtaattttcaatgacggcctaggaacagtgggttaactgccttgttcaggggcagaacgacagatttttaccttgtcagctcggggattcaatcttgcaaccttacggttaactagtccaacgctctaaccacctgctttacattgcactccacgaggttactcgaatgcagtaagaagctaaggtaagttgctagctagcattaaacttaccttataaaaaacaatcaatcaatcttaatcactagttaactacacatggttgatgatattactcgtttattctagcctgtcctgcgttgcatataatcgcttaggtacacgttgctccaaccataaacatcaatgcctttcttaaaatcaatacacaagtatgcatttttaaacctgcatatttagttaatattgtctgctaacatgaatttcttttaactagggaaaatgtgtcacttctcttgcaacagagatatatgcagcagtttgggccccctggctcgttgcgaactgtgaagactatttcttcctaacaaagacagccgacttcgccaaacgggggatgatttaacaaaagcgcatttgcgaaaaaagcacaatcgttgcacgactgtacctaaccataaacatcaatgcctttcttaaaatcaatacacaaagtatatatttttaaacctgcatattaagctaaaagaaatccaggttagcaggcaatattaaccaggtgaaattgtgtcattttgcgttcattgcacgcagagtcagggtatatgcaacagtttgggctgcctggctcgttgcgaactaatttgccagaattttacgtaattatgacataacattgaaggttgtgcaatgtaacaggaatatttagacttagggatgccacccgttagataaaatacggaacggttccgtatttcactgacaggaaaaaacgttttgttttcgagatgatagtttccggattcgaccatattaatgacctaaggctcgtatttctgtgtgttataattaagtctatgatttgatagagcagtctgactgagcgatggtaggcagcagcaggctcgtaagcgttcattcaaacagcactttcgtgcgtttgccagcagcccttcgcaatacattgcgctgtttatgacttcaagcctgtcaactcccaagattaggctggtataaccgatgtgaaatggctagctagttaggggggtgcgcgctaatagcgtttcaaacgtcactcgctctgagacttggagtagtttttccccttgctctacatgggtaacgctgcttcgagggtggctgttgtcgatgtgttcctggttcgagcccaggtaggagcgaggagagggacggaagctatactgttacactggcaatactaaagtgcctataaaaacatccaatagtcaaaggtatatgaaatacaaatggtatagagagaaatagtcttataataactacaacctaaacttcttacctgggaatattgaaggctcatgttaaaaggaaccaccagctttcatatgttctcatgttctcagcaaggaacttaaacgttagctttttttacatggcacatattgcacttttactttcttctccaacactttgtttttgcattatttaaaccaaattgaacatgtttcattatttatttgaggctaaattgattttattgatgtattaagttaaaataagtgttcattcagtattgttgtaattgtcattattacaaataaatacataaacataaataGGCCGATTAAATCGGTtgcggctttttttggtcctccaataatcggtattggcgttgaaaaatcataaatcggtcgacctctaatgggTAGTTAAGGTTCCCAAACTGCAGTATAGCCTGAGAGTTAcctacagtgtgttagtgtaggaAAGAAGACTCCACTCTCCTAAACGATGACCAACAAAAAGCAGTCTCTGAAAACACATTCTGTACTAGTAGATGTCAACTTCCTTCCACTCACCGTTGGGGTCACCAGGGAACCCTGGCTGTGCAGGTTGCTGGTAGGGCCCCGCGGGGTACGGGGCCTGGGGATAAGGCATCTGAGGGTACGGTCCCTGTCCAAATCCAGGGCCTCCCTGGGGGAACCCGGGCTGACCATAGGGTGCAGGTTGATCGTAGGGTGCAGGCTGGCCGTAGGGTGCAGGCTGGCCGTAGGGTGCAGGCTGGCCGTAGGGTGCAGGCTGGCCGGGGTATGGAGCTTGCACTGAGGCCTGGGTGTAGTTGGGAGGGGGTATCCCAAACCCAGGTTGGGGCGGTCCATAGACGTTGTTGTGGAGGGGGTTGTTCTCCCCCATCAACCCGGGGTAGATGTTCTTGTCCTGAGACATTTTGCTCACTGTTGGCCTGAGGAACAAGGAAACAATTCAAAAACATGATTTAAACCTGTATGGCATTCACATACACATAACACTGTGTTGGGTGAGAGTTTGCATTTGAGATAACATGACTAGCTGGAGTTCTGGAAAGTGAAGCAGTGGAAGGGAAATTGTGAATCATAGTGAACTTAGACTATGATGATGTTCGACATCTTCTCTAAATTTGTCATACCGGTTAGCCGTCAGCATTAAGGTTTACAGACATCTTAGGCCAATAACATGAGGAAGTGATTTTCTTCTGCTTGCTTGTtttactccctccctctaacaGGAGGCACCGGGGAAAGTAATGAAAATCTTAGCACAGTTTTGGCCACAGTGCTAAAGATACAAGCACTGCATCTGTCCGATTACAAAAAATGTGATGAGAATGAGGAAGCAGGCTGGCAAGAGGCCCAGGCAGCAGCCCAGTGAGTCTTCCTAAAACCCCCAGAGAGTTTTCACACATAATTGACGGTATGTTACATGCAAAATGTTTTAATTAAAAATCGGgcaatgtttatatgaccccctTTCAAACAGTCCCATTTTTACCACTTTCTTGCCGGTTTACGCCTTTTATACATCCCGTTGCGCAGCCGGCACCGGGTGGGAACAGGGGTGTGCCGATGTGGGTGGGCGTGTGCCGATGTGGGTATTCTATTCAAAAGAATAGAATAGCATATTTTAAGTTTAATTATGTCACTGGTTTGTGCAGCCTAGGCCATGGCTGCGCCATTGAAATGAAATCAATATAGTTCATTAAAACAGACAAGACAATTACATTCCCCTGCCCTGATCACAGGCAACACACATATtttatagttagaatataataaaatattttCCCTAAACAACTTGAGTGTCGCAGGAACAAACtgtttttcaacaaaaaaaagtgaTATCTTTCCGATCGTGTATAGG is part of the Salmo trutta chromosome 34, fSalTru1.1, whole genome shotgun sequence genome and encodes:
- the grinaa gene encoding protein lifeguard 1 isoform X1; translated protein: MYKRRKPARKWPTVSKMSQDKNIYPGLMGENNPLHNNVYGPPQPGFGIPPPNYTQASVQAPYPGQPAPYGQPAPYGQPAPYGQPAPYDQPAPYGQPGFPQGGPGFGQGPYPQMPYPQAPYPAGPYQQPAQPGFPGDPNASMGDGYHGDVPPSYYDNEEFTNSGFEDKSIRQAFIRKVFLVLTVQLMVTFSFVAVFTFVDDAKLFVRRNPWTYYVSYAIFFVSLITLSCCGEFRRKHPWNLVALSILTLSLSYMVGMIASFYDTETVIMAVGITAVVCFTVVLFSLQSKYDFTSCRGVLFVCLIVLLLFSILCIFIRHRILHIVYASLGALLFTCFLAVDTQLLLGNKKLALSPEEYIFAALNLYTDIINIFLYILAIVGRSRE
- the grinaa gene encoding protein lifeguard 1 isoform X2, which produces MSQDKNIYPGLMGENNPLHNNVYGPPQPGFGIPPPNYTQASVQAPYPGQPAPYGQPAPYGQPAPYGQPAPYDQPAPYGQPGFPQGGPGFGQGPYPQMPYPQAPYPAGPYQQPAQPGFPGDPNASMGDGYHGDVPPSYYDNEEFTNSGFEDKSIRQAFIRKVFLVLTVQLMVTFSFVAVFTFVDDAKLFVRRNPWTYYVSYAIFFVSLITLSCCGEFRRKHPWNLVALSILTLSLSYMVGMIASFYDTETVIMAVGITAVVCFTVVLFSLQSKYDFTSCRGVLFVCLIVLLLFSILCIFIRHRILHIVYASLGALLFTCFLAVDTQLLLGNKKLALSPEEYIFAALNLYTDIINIFLYILAIVGRSRE